The following proteins are encoded in a genomic region of Gemmatimonadaceae bacterium:
- a CDS encoding TonB-dependent receptor: protein MPRPMLCPFVRIALSATPLAVILLTCLPAVLCAQTVPSQPVRSDTTRGSRLDTVKITGRIDDLIGVAGTASEGRVGAADLRSRPISREGELLETVPGVIVTQHSGEGKANQYFVRGFNLDHGTDFQTRIDGMPLNMPTHGHGQGWTDLNFLIPELVEYLDYRLGVYHASLGDFGSAGGAEFHLARRLNRPFVTLGGGENGLARFVAGGSTRLNGGDLLGAAEAKSYNGPWVRGQEIRKLSGISSYSFERGASRFSLLAMAYRNKWNSTDQIPDRSVQSGLIDRLGQIDSTDGGNSQRFSLSGSWNRAGRNSVQDAQLFAIYSDLDLYSNFTYFLDDPVNGDQFNQRDKRVIVGGNAKRVQAVQALGVEHALTLGVQTRADFIDGLGLYRTKARSRLRTVREDDVTEWGTGLFAEAVSRWSPWFRSVLGVRGDGYIFDVESDRPENSGNERAAIVSPKASLVFAPSRDTEFYLSGGFGFHSNDARGTTITIDPATDEPAEPAERVDPLVRSRGGEIGVRASPVTGLRSTLTLWALDLDSELLFVGDAGATEASGTSKRRGVTWANFYRPIPSLSLDADVSFARARFADEAEGADRIPGALENVFAGGVAWSPEFGAFGALRLRHFGEYPLIESNEVRADATTLVNADAGYNFRSGIRLQASLLNVLDSRDSDIQYFYASRLQNEPAGGIEDVHFHPVEPRQLRVSLEYRF from the coding sequence ATGCCCCGTCCAATGCTGTGTCCGTTCGTCCGTATCGCACTTAGCGCGACCCCGCTTGCGGTAATTCTGCTGACATGCCTTCCCGCGGTTCTGTGCGCTCAGACAGTTCCTTCACAGCCGGTGCGATCGGACACGACCCGGGGCAGCCGGCTCGATACGGTCAAGATTACCGGGCGCATCGACGATCTCATCGGGGTTGCAGGCACCGCCTCCGAAGGCCGCGTTGGCGCCGCCGATCTGCGGTCACGTCCGATATCGCGCGAGGGAGAGCTGCTCGAAACCGTCCCCGGCGTAATTGTTACGCAGCATTCCGGCGAGGGAAAAGCGAATCAGTATTTCGTCCGCGGCTTCAACCTGGATCATGGCACCGACTTCCAGACGCGCATCGACGGAATGCCGCTTAACATGCCTACCCACGGGCATGGGCAGGGCTGGACCGATCTCAACTTTCTCATTCCGGAACTCGTCGAGTATCTCGATTACCGGCTCGGCGTTTATCACGCCTCGCTCGGCGACTTCGGCAGCGCTGGGGGCGCTGAGTTTCACCTGGCGCGCAGGTTGAACCGGCCGTTCGTCACCCTCGGCGGCGGCGAGAACGGGCTGGCGCGCTTCGTCGCTGGAGGCTCGACGCGGCTGAACGGTGGAGATCTACTCGGCGCCGCTGAGGCAAAATCATACAATGGACCGTGGGTAAGGGGCCAGGAAATCCGCAAGCTCAGCGGCATCTCAAGCTATTCGTTCGAGCGTGGTGCCTCCCGGTTCTCACTCCTCGCGATGGCTTACCGCAACAAGTGGAATTCGACGGACCAGATCCCGGATCGGTCCGTACAATCCGGACTCATCGACCGGCTCGGACAGATTGACTCGACCGATGGCGGAAATTCTCAGCGTTTTAGCTTGTCGGGATCATGGAACCGGGCCGGCCGGAACTCCGTTCAGGACGCGCAGCTGTTCGCGATCTACTCCGATCTCGACCTCTATTCGAACTTCACTTATTTCCTCGACGACCCCGTCAACGGCGATCAGTTCAACCAGCGTGACAAGCGTGTCATCGTTGGAGGAAACGCCAAGCGGGTACAGGCAGTGCAAGCCCTTGGCGTGGAGCACGCGCTGACATTGGGTGTGCAGACGCGTGCTGACTTCATCGACGGTCTCGGTCTCTATCGTACCAAAGCGCGCTCACGGCTGAGGACGGTGCGCGAGGACGATGTGACGGAATGGGGAACCGGCCTCTTTGCCGAAGCTGTCTCCAGATGGAGCCCGTGGTTCCGGAGCGTGCTCGGCGTGAGGGGCGACGGCTACATTTTCGACGTCGAGAGCGACCGGCCGGAAAATTCGGGAAACGAGCGCGCGGCGATCGTGAGCCCGAAGGCGTCGCTCGTGTTCGCCCCTTCGCGTGATACGGAATTCTATCTTAGCGGCGGGTTCGGCTTTCACAGTAATGACGCGCGCGGCACTACGATCACCATCGACCCAGCCACTGACGAGCCGGCCGAGCCGGCCGAGCGGGTCGATCCGCTCGTGCGCTCGCGCGGGGGTGAGATCGGCGTTCGGGCCAGCCCGGTAACTGGCCTGCGGTCGACGTTGACGCTTTGGGCTCTCGACCTCGATAGCGAGCTGCTGTTCGTTGGCGATGCGGGCGCGACTGAAGCATCGGGTACCAGCAAGCGACGCGGGGTCACGTGGGCCAATTTCTACCGCCCAATCCCGTCCCTCTCGCTGGACGCGGATGTGTCTTTCGCCCGCGCACGCTTCGCGGACGAGGCCGAGGGCGCTGACCGGATTCCCGGCGCCCTCGAAAACGTCTTTGCGGGCGGCGTCGCCTGGAGCCCCGAGTTCGGCGCGTTCGGTGCGCTGCGACTTCGTCATTTTGGCGAGTACCCGCTTATCGAAAGCAATGAAGTGCGTGCCGATGCTACCACACTTGTCAACGCCGACGCCGGCTACAATTTCAGGTCAGGGATTCGCCTTCAGGCGAGCCTGCTGAACGTGCTCGACTCGCGCGACTCTGACATTCAATATTTCTATGCGTCCCGCCTCCAGAACGAGCCGGCCGGCGGAATCGAAGACGTCCACTTCCACCCCGTCGAACCGCGACAGCTTCGCGTCTCGCTCGAATACCGATTCTGA
- a CDS encoding efflux RND transporter periplasmic adaptor subunit → MNYRSRKFVLGGALLGAVFVIGAAYALARRGSSTASRPSGADSTPAGENMKGMAGMEGMSMSSDGSAHLTADQIRQFGVTFGTAEVRPLTMEIRTTGVVTFDETRIAKVTPKFGGFVERLHVETTGQLIGRGQPLAEIYSPELVSAQQDLLVAINLDRTIGQSVVPGVPASSMNLLAAAKRRLQLWDISDAQIQRVMRTGRVQRTLTLYSPAKGIVVEKKVVQGQAITPGMDLYTIADLSEVWVDLQLRGGDAATVRTGSGADIVLSGIPGRSYKGRVAYVYPTLDSASRAIRARVVVSNSDGIIKPGMYATARITTPTRSVLTVPGSAVLRTGERDVVFVDMGGGRLMPHVVRVGQTAGEYIEILGGVDAGQRVVTSAQFLLDSEANLGEIMKSMIGMGSSGGTRGMENMPGMSKQTEPMSDMNDKGADVRGMKDMPGMKMPGSAPTQR, encoded by the coding sequence ATGAACTACCGATCGCGCAAATTCGTGCTGGGTGGAGCGCTGCTCGGTGCCGTTTTCGTCATCGGCGCCGCGTATGCCCTCGCGAGACGGGGCTCGTCAACCGCGAGCCGGCCGAGCGGTGCCGACTCGACGCCGGCGGGTGAGAATATGAAAGGCATGGCCGGCATGGAAGGAATGTCGATGTCGTCGGATGGGTCCGCTCACCTCACCGCCGATCAGATCCGCCAGTTCGGCGTGACTTTCGGCACCGCCGAGGTGCGGCCACTGACGATGGAGATACGCACCACGGGCGTAGTGACCTTCGACGAAACTCGAATTGCCAAAGTAACCCCGAAATTCGGTGGCTTCGTGGAGCGGCTGCACGTCGAGACCACGGGTCAGCTCATTGGGCGCGGCCAGCCGCTCGCCGAGATCTATTCGCCGGAGCTCGTCTCGGCTCAGCAGGATCTTCTTGTCGCCATTAACCTCGACCGGACGATTGGTCAGAGCGTCGTGCCGGGCGTGCCAGCCAGCTCCATGAATCTGCTGGCTGCCGCGAAGCGACGGCTCCAATTGTGGGATATCTCGGACGCGCAGATCCAGCGCGTCATGCGCACCGGACGAGTACAGCGGACACTGACGCTTTACTCTCCCGCAAAAGGCATCGTGGTCGAGAAAAAAGTGGTGCAGGGTCAGGCAATAACGCCCGGGATGGATCTCTATACCATAGCTGACCTGTCAGAAGTGTGGGTAGACCTTCAACTGCGTGGCGGCGATGCAGCAACGGTGCGAACGGGCTCCGGCGCCGACATCGTGCTGTCAGGGATTCCCGGCAGAAGTTACAAGGGACGCGTCGCTTACGTGTACCCGACACTCGATTCGGCATCGCGCGCGATACGAGCGCGCGTTGTCGTATCCAACAGCGACGGCATCATCAAACCAGGCATGTACGCGACCGCCCGGATTACGACGCCGACGCGTTCGGTATTGACTGTTCCGGGCTCTGCTGTGCTCCGCACCGGCGAACGCGACGTCGTATTCGTCGACATGGGTGGTGGACGTCTGATGCCACACGTTGTGCGAGTGGGGCAAACTGCCGGAGAGTACATCGAGATCCTGGGCGGTGTCGACGCCGGCCAGAGAGTGGTAACGTCGGCGCAGTTCCTACTCGATTCCGAGGCGAACCTTGGCGAGATCATGAAATCCATGATCGGCATGGGCTCGAGCGGTGGCACGCGGGGAATGGAAAACATGCCGGGCATGTCAAAGCAAACCGAGCCGATGTCCGACATGAACGACAAGGGTGCCGACGTGCGTGGAATGAAGGACATGCCGGGGATGAAAATGCCGGGCAGCGCTCCCACGCAGAGGTAG
- a CDS encoding CusA/CzcA family heavy metal efflux RND transporter codes for MLKRIIDWSVSHRLLVLLGTAAITVAGIWAMFTTPVDAIPDLSDAQVIVMTEWPGQPPQTVEDQVTYPLSTEMLKVPNTKFVRGMSQFGLSAIYIVFEDGTDLYWARSRVLEYLNGVRAKLPQGAETMMGPDATGVGWVMQYIVADTTGRLNLAQLRGLQDFTIRPALTSVPGVAEIASFGGFEKQYQIEVDPAKLLAFGIPLTQVTAAVEGSNEDVGGRVLEMSGSEYVVRGRGRFQSLDDIRNVALETGPGGVPVTVGDVANVQIGPEIRRGIAELNGKGEVVTGWVVMRYGENPLAVIEGVKAKMADLERSLPRGVVFVEGYDRSGLIEKAIDTLRSKLIEESVIVAIVTVVFLLHASSALVAILTLPLGILMALLAMRLLGLDANIMSLGGIAIAIGAMIDAAIVMVENLHKHMERNEAEESPRKHWDLVAYASKEVGPALFVSLLIITISFLPVFALEAQEGRLFKPLAWTKTLAMASAALLSITLVPVMMGLFIRKGVKPEAANPVNRLLIRMYRPVIELVLRHRWPTIISALVVMVVTFIPWSRLGSEFMPPLNEGSIMDMPSLFPGVGTAEAKKILQQRDAQLASIHEVQTVMGKIGRAESATDMAPMSMIETIAILKDKKDWRAGVTYDSIVSEANSKVRTPGVGNMWSMPIKNRLDMLATGIKTPVGIKIFGRSLDTLDAIGKKIEGILPAVQGTNTVFSERAVGGKYLDVTIDRAAAARYGMTAGDVQMALATAVGGMEAGQVIEGRERYSVMVRYQRELRDNPEMIAGILVAAPSGAQIPLGELAKIEVQRGSTLIKSEDALLNNIVYVDVQNRDVGSYVEEARVLLGQRLALPPGYRIEWSGQFEAMERAGKKLRVIVPITLALIFMLLYFNFRSVTESAIVMLSLPFSLVGGVWLMWLLDYNMSVAVAIGFIALAGVAAETGVIMLIYLDQAYRERGEAGLLRNRTDVDAAVEHGAVERVRPKMMTVMAIMAGLVPILWSQGTGADVMKRIAAPMVGGMVSSTVLTLVVIPAIYSLWKERSLAAKNSIAIDGLYGV; via the coding sequence ATGCTCAAACGCATCATCGACTGGTCAGTCTCTCACAGGCTTCTCGTACTACTCGGCACTGCGGCGATAACGGTTGCCGGGATCTGGGCGATGTTCACCACACCGGTGGACGCAATTCCCGATCTTTCCGACGCACAGGTGATCGTGATGACGGAGTGGCCGGGCCAGCCGCCTCAAACGGTCGAAGATCAGGTGACGTATCCCCTCTCGACCGAAATGCTCAAGGTCCCCAACACGAAATTTGTGAGGGGCATGAGCCAGTTCGGCCTGTCGGCGATCTACATCGTGTTCGAAGACGGCACCGATTTGTACTGGGCACGATCGCGCGTTCTGGAATATCTGAACGGTGTTCGCGCGAAGCTTCCGCAGGGCGCGGAAACGATGATGGGGCCCGACGCCACGGGCGTAGGCTGGGTGATGCAATACATCGTGGCGGACACAACTGGCCGACTCAACCTCGCACAACTGCGCGGTTTGCAGGACTTCACGATTCGCCCCGCTCTCACCTCGGTGCCTGGCGTGGCCGAGATCGCATCGTTCGGCGGTTTCGAGAAGCAGTATCAGATCGAGGTGGATCCGGCGAAGCTGCTCGCCTTTGGCATTCCCCTCACGCAGGTAACGGCGGCCGTTGAGGGCTCAAACGAGGATGTCGGGGGTCGGGTGCTGGAGATGAGCGGCTCCGAGTATGTCGTACGTGGACGAGGCCGTTTTCAGAGCCTGGATGATATCCGCAATGTTGCTCTGGAAACTGGGCCGGGTGGCGTGCCGGTTACCGTCGGTGATGTGGCCAACGTACAGATCGGGCCGGAGATCCGGCGGGGCATTGCCGAGCTGAATGGGAAAGGGGAGGTCGTCACAGGGTGGGTGGTGATGCGATATGGCGAAAACCCGCTCGCCGTTATCGAAGGGGTTAAGGCAAAGATGGCTGACCTCGAGCGATCGCTGCCTCGTGGAGTCGTCTTCGTCGAGGGCTACGACCGCTCGGGTCTGATTGAAAAGGCAATCGATACGCTCAGGAGCAAGCTCATTGAAGAATCCGTCATCGTTGCCATCGTGACGGTGGTATTTCTGCTGCACGCATCGAGCGCTCTCGTCGCGATACTCACGCTGCCACTCGGCATTCTGATGGCGTTGCTGGCGATGCGGCTGCTCGGACTGGACGCCAACATCATGAGCCTCGGCGGCATTGCAATCGCCATCGGCGCGATGATCGACGCCGCTATCGTGATGGTGGAGAACCTGCACAAGCACATGGAGCGAAACGAGGCGGAGGAAAGCCCTCGCAAACATTGGGATCTGGTGGCCTACGCATCGAAGGAGGTTGGCCCGGCGTTGTTCGTTTCGCTCCTTATCATCACGATATCGTTCCTGCCCGTATTCGCTCTCGAAGCGCAGGAGGGCCGATTGTTCAAACCACTCGCATGGACCAAGACACTTGCGATGGCATCGGCAGCGCTGCTCTCGATCACACTCGTACCAGTGATGATGGGATTGTTCATCCGGAAAGGCGTGAAGCCGGAGGCAGCAAATCCGGTCAATCGTCTTCTGATCCGCATGTACCGCCCGGTCATAGAACTCGTATTGAGGCACCGGTGGCCAACGATCATCTCCGCATTGGTGGTGATGGTGGTGACATTCATTCCCTGGTCGAGACTTGGCAGCGAGTTCATGCCGCCGTTGAACGAGGGATCGATCATGGATATGCCATCACTGTTCCCCGGCGTGGGCACGGCTGAGGCAAAAAAGATTCTGCAGCAACGCGACGCTCAACTAGCGAGCATTCACGAAGTTCAGACCGTGATGGGAAAGATCGGTCGCGCAGAGTCGGCGACGGACATGGCGCCGATGTCGATGATCGAAACCATTGCGATACTGAAGGACAAAAAAGACTGGCGAGCGGGAGTGACGTACGATTCAATCGTCAGTGAAGCCAACAGCAAGGTGCGAACGCCCGGTGTGGGAAATATGTGGAGCATGCCGATCAAGAACCGGCTCGACATGCTTGCAACCGGAATCAAGACTCCGGTGGGTATTAAGATTTTTGGTCGCAGCCTCGATACGCTCGATGCGATCGGGAAAAAGATTGAAGGGATTCTGCCGGCCGTGCAGGGGACCAATACCGTTTTTTCCGAGCGCGCTGTGGGTGGCAAGTATCTCGATGTCACCATCGACCGTGCAGCCGCCGCCCGGTATGGAATGACGGCCGGAGATGTACAGATGGCACTCGCGACCGCGGTTGGGGGGATGGAAGCCGGGCAGGTAATTGAAGGCCGCGAGCGCTATTCGGTGATGGTGCGGTATCAGCGTGAGCTGCGCGACAACCCGGAGATGATAGCGGGCATTCTCGTCGCCGCTCCATCTGGCGCTCAGATACCACTCGGCGAGCTCGCGAAGATCGAGGTGCAACGAGGATCGACACTGATCAAATCGGAGGATGCGCTGCTCAACAATATTGTCTACGTCGATGTCCAGAACCGCGACGTGGGCAGTTATGTCGAGGAAGCCAGAGTGCTCCTCGGACAACGACTGGCGCTGCCGCCGGGATATCGCATCGAATGGTCGGGGCAGTTCGAGGCCATGGAACGGGCGGGCAAGAAGCTGAGAGTGATCGTTCCCATCACGCTCGCACTGATATTCATGCTGCTCTACTTCAATTTCCGGAGTGTCACCGAGAGCGCGATCGTGATGCTTTCGCTTCCGTTCTCCCTCGTGGGCGGCGTATGGCTGATGTGGCTGCTGGACTACAACATGAGTGTGGCGGTGGCGATCGGCTTCATTGCTCTCGCGGGGGTAGCAGCGGAGACCGGGGTGATCATGCTCATCTATCTTGACCAGGCATACCGGGAGCGGGGCGAGGCCGGTCTGCTGCGAAATCGGACCGACGTCGATGCGGCGGTCGAGCACGGTGCGGTCGAGCGCGTGCGCCCCAAGATGATGACGGTGATGGCGATCATGGCGGGGCTGGTGCCGATTTTGTGGAGTCAGGGAACGGGGGCGGATGTGATGAAGCGGATTGCGGCGCCGATGGTAGGTGGAATGGTCTCGAGTACGGTGCTGACGCTGGTGGTGATTCCAGCGATTTACTCGTTGTGGAAGGAGCGGAGCCTTGCGGCAAAAAACTCCATTGCCATTGACGGGCTTTACGGTGTATAA
- a CDS encoding transglycosylase SLT domain-containing protein — protein MKRVRAALAYGALTVVAVAIVAGHSGFDARRAPSTQGIVAPIRMPAAVVRATPPSVSELLDIILGDRGTAGYLATGKGASLPLGSEEERVASVLRRYTKDTRRADRIATALVREGRRRNVGSTLLVGVLLTENPWLDPRAKSFVGARGLMQVMPFHAGQWGCASSDLFDIESNMCHGVAILAQNIRQAKTLPQALLGYNGCVRGTNTPDCWRYPSKVFRLARLGAAAGGTPPDLMPFSVRSLGPRKVRNGAPLVRRGNILLPRELLVE, from the coding sequence ATGAAACGAGTCAGAGCGGCGCTCGCATACGGAGCGCTGACGGTTGTCGCGGTTGCGATCGTTGCGGGCCATTCCGGCTTTGACGCGCGCCGCGCGCCATCGACCCAGGGAATTGTGGCGCCGATCCGGATGCCCGCTGCCGTCGTGCGCGCAACCCCGCCTTCTGTGTCGGAACTGCTCGACATTATTCTCGGCGACCGCGGGACGGCAGGCTACCTCGCCACCGGCAAGGGAGCATCATTGCCGCTTGGCAGTGAAGAGGAACGTGTCGCAAGCGTACTTCGCCGCTACACCAAGGACACTCGCCGAGCAGATCGAATCGCAACCGCTCTCGTACGGGAGGGAAGGCGTCGCAACGTCGGGTCTACTCTCCTGGTTGGCGTTCTGCTCACCGAGAATCCCTGGCTCGACCCACGCGCGAAGAGCTTTGTTGGAGCGCGAGGTCTGATGCAGGTGATGCCGTTCCATGCCGGACAGTGGGGCTGTGCATCGAGCGATTTGTTCGACATCGAGTCCAACATGTGCCACGGCGTCGCGATTCTCGCTCAGAATATTCGTCAGGCGAAAACCTTACCCCAAGCGTTGCTGGGATACAACGGCTGCGTTCGGGGCACCAACACGCCCGACTGCTGGCGTTACCCGAGCAAGGTGTTTCGTCTTGCCCGGCTGGGTGCTGCTGCTGGCGGGACCCCGCCGGATCTGATGCCGTTCTCGGTTCGTTCACTTGGGCCGCGCAAGGTTCGCAACGGTGCTCCGCTGGTACGGCGCGGGAACATTTTGCTGCCGCGAGAGCTTCTTGTTGAGTAG
- a CDS encoding TolC family protein: MIFTNEAAGARAGGRISRSRSGMTGFGLLALMSVTAPVTATAQSPGLDSLISEALLRNPAVHAAAARVRAAHARIGPAGARPDPMLMAGILNLPYKQPGYYDDFTMNILRLTQTVPWPGKLSLAEQVVRNEVSATSASLAQTRLEAIADVKTAYYELAFVRSARQIVEQNQKVLGGLISVSEARYGVGTASLADVLRARVDAAHLGDAAASLAAEERAALARLNAVLNRPSIMPVPSATIPNRIARLAIAESASRVRFTSPALGSSAADSPILPLDSLVALAERNSPMLRSHEAEIAAQERRLALARKAHLPDFDVALEYDHRPRFPDYVSLFVSIPLRLQRGRKQNQEVLGTRAELEAAQSGHLSAVDSVRRRVATLASDVDRERTQLALSLKAVLPQARATLASALASYQTGKVDFASVVDAQASVFKYETAYFRDLTDFAVSLAELERVVGAEVLR, translated from the coding sequence ATGATTTTCACTAATGAAGCAGCCGGCGCGCGCGCGGGCGGCCGGATTTCACGTAGCCGAAGCGGCATGACGGGCTTTGGGTTGCTGGCGCTGATGTCGGTAACGGCGCCCGTAACGGCAACCGCTCAAAGCCCCGGCCTCGACTCGTTGATTTCCGAGGCACTCTTGAGAAATCCTGCAGTGCATGCAGCCGCAGCCCGGGTGAGGGCAGCGCACGCGCGTATCGGCCCCGCGGGCGCACGCCCCGATCCGATGCTCATGGCAGGGATACTCAATCTTCCCTACAAACAACCCGGTTATTACGACGACTTCACGATGAACATTCTGCGGCTCACGCAGACGGTCCCCTGGCCCGGCAAGCTGTCGCTCGCTGAACAGGTGGTGCGGAATGAAGTGTCCGCAACTTCGGCCAGCCTCGCTCAAACGCGACTCGAGGCCATCGCGGACGTGAAGACCGCTTACTATGAGCTCGCATTTGTGCGGAGCGCTCGCCAGATCGTCGAGCAGAACCAGAAAGTGCTTGGCGGACTCATCAGTGTCTCTGAGGCGCGGTACGGAGTCGGCACCGCTTCGCTGGCGGATGTGCTCCGTGCTCGTGTAGACGCTGCCCACCTGGGTGACGCCGCCGCTTCTCTCGCTGCAGAGGAGCGAGCGGCACTTGCCCGGCTGAACGCAGTGCTCAACCGTCCCAGCATCATGCCGGTGCCATCTGCCACGATTCCAAACCGGATCGCACGCCTTGCGATCGCCGAATCTGCATCCCGTGTTCGATTCACTTCGCCCGCGCTTGGCTCATCGGCGGCAGATTCCCCGATTCTGCCACTGGACTCTCTCGTGGCGCTCGCCGAGCGGAACAGTCCGATGCTTCGGTCGCATGAGGCGGAAATTGCTGCTCAGGAGCGTCGGCTGGCGCTTGCGCGCAAGGCTCATCTTCCCGATTTCGACGTTGCACTGGAGTACGATCATCGCCCGCGGTTTCCGGATTACGTGTCTCTTTTCGTGTCGATTCCGCTCCGCCTGCAGCGCGGCCGAAAGCAGAACCAGGAGGTGCTCGGAACACGTGCGGAGCTGGAGGCGGCGCAGTCCGGTCATTTATCGGCGGTCGATTCAGTTCGGCGGCGCGTGGCAACCCTGGCGAGTGACGTTGACCGCGAGCGAACCCAGCTTGCCCTTTCACTAAAAGCAGTTCTGCCACAGGCACGTGCGACCCTGGCATCGGCACTGGCGAGCTACCAGACAGGCAAGGTCGATTTTGCATCGGTTGTGGACGCGCAGGCATCGGTGTTCAAGTACGAGACTGCATACTTTCGCGATCTGACGGATTTTGCGGTAAGCCTTGCGGAACTCGAGCGCGTTGTCGGCGCGGAGGTGCTCCGATGA
- a CDS encoding VTT domain-containing protein, with translation MTTSAEPETRLVRLAAGRWGLLILMVFALLEATILPAPTEALLIAMILASPRRAWLLAGLATAASVVGGLFGYWLGSAFYATLVEPMFDSYGLLSRIEFVQRVYLRNYMLALLTSGYTPVPYMLYTAMAGASGLPLPGFIVGSLVGRALKYLPIALLARFFGPSVRQILGRYGWIPVAIVLGAGTLLYFLTR, from the coding sequence TTGACAACGAGCGCTGAGCCCGAAACGAGGCTCGTCCGCCTCGCCGCGGGCCGTTGGGGCCTGCTCATACTGATGGTGTTCGCTCTTCTCGAGGCCACGATATTGCCCGCGCCGACGGAAGCGCTGCTCATTGCGATGATCCTTGCCAGCCCTCGCCGGGCGTGGTTGCTGGCGGGCTTAGCCACGGCCGCATCGGTCGTCGGAGGCCTGTTCGGCTACTGGCTCGGCTCGGCTTTCTACGCGACGCTCGTGGAGCCGATGTTTGACTCCTATGGATTGCTATCGCGTATCGAGTTCGTACAGCGCGTATATCTCCGGAACTACATGCTTGCGCTGCTGACATCCGGTTACACCCCGGTTCCCTACATGCTCTACACGGCAATGGCCGGGGCCTCCGGTCTTCCGCTTCCTGGATTTATCGTGGGTTCGCTAGTCGGACGGGCGCTGAAATATCTGCCTATCGCGCTCCTTGCGCGCTTTTTTGGCCCTTCCGTGCGACAGATTCTTGGCCGATACGGCTGGATCCCCGTTGCAATTGTGCTGGGTGCTGGAACGCTGCTCTATTTTCTCACGAGGTGA